A window from Leifsonia shinshuensis encodes these proteins:
- a CDS encoding F0F1 ATP synthase subunit gamma, translating into MGAQLRVYRQKIRSAQTTKKITRAMELISASRIQKAQARVAASTPYARAITRAVSAVATYSNVDHVLTTEPEKIERAAIVIFSSDRGLAGAFNSNVLKESEKLAELLRSQGKEVVYFLIGRKAQGYFSFRRRAFERVWTGNTDAPEFEQAKEVADAILESFLRDASDGGVDEIHIIYNRFVSMLTQEPQVVRLLPLEVVEGVEEPDRTQVLPLYEFEPDVGTVLDALLPVYIESRIFNAMLQSAASKHAATQKAMKAASDNADKLITDYTRLANNARQAEITQQISEIVGGADALSSAK; encoded by the coding sequence ATGGGAGCCCAGCTTCGGGTCTACCGGCAGAAGATCAGGTCTGCCCAGACGACCAAGAAGATCACCCGTGCGATGGAGCTGATCTCCGCCTCCCGCATCCAGAAGGCGCAGGCGCGGGTGGCCGCCAGCACGCCGTACGCCCGCGCGATCACGCGCGCGGTGTCGGCGGTGGCCACCTACTCCAACGTCGACCACGTGCTGACCACCGAGCCGGAGAAGATCGAGCGCGCAGCGATCGTCATCTTCTCGTCCGACCGCGGCCTCGCAGGTGCGTTCAACTCGAACGTGCTCAAGGAGTCCGAGAAGCTCGCCGAGCTGCTCCGCAGCCAGGGCAAGGAGGTCGTGTACTTCCTCATCGGCCGCAAGGCGCAGGGCTACTTCAGCTTCCGCCGTCGCGCGTTCGAGCGGGTCTGGACCGGTAACACGGATGCCCCGGAGTTCGAGCAGGCGAAGGAGGTCGCGGACGCGATCCTCGAGTCGTTCCTGCGCGACGCCTCCGACGGCGGGGTGGACGAGATCCACATCATCTACAACCGCTTCGTCAGCATGCTGACGCAGGAGCCGCAGGTCGTGCGCCTGCTGCCCCTCGAGGTCGTGGAGGGCGTGGAGGAGCCGGACCGCACGCAGGTCCTGCCGCTGTACGAGTTCGAGCCGGATGTAGGGACCGTGCTCGACGCTCTGCTGCCCGTCTACATCGAGAGCCGCATCTTCAACGCGATGCTGCAGTCCGCCGCCTCCAAGCACGCGGCGACGCAGAAGGCGATGAAGGCCGCGAGCGACAACGCCGACAAGCTCATCACCGACTACACGCGTCTGGCCAACAACGCCCGTCAGGCGGAGATCACCCAGCAGATCTCCGAGATCGTCGGCGGCGCCGACGCCCTGAGCTCGGCAAAGTAA